The region GACGATCGTCAACGGCTATGCGTGCCTGACCCAGGCCGAAGTCGAACTGGCGAACCGGGATATCGATCCCGCGCGACCCGAATATGGCCCGGGCGGCCGCGATGCGGCTACCGATGCGAAGGCGGGAACCGCCGCCCAGGCACAGCGCCAACCGGACGACGCTCGATCGGATCAGGCCGAACGGATCCTGTCCTACGCCCCCAATGCCATCCTGATTACACCGGCGGACAAGGCGACGACCTACTCGGTCACCGCCTGACCGGTCATTCCAGCCCGTAGCGTTTGGCGCGGGCCTGAACCTGCGCATCGATCGCCAGCGCGGTCGCCTGATCCGCATCGGCCTGCACCGTCCGCCCCGCGCGCCGTGCCGCGATCCCGCGCGCATAAAGCGACCAGGCGTTGCGCGGCTGCCGCGCCACCGCCGCGTCGTAATCGGCCAGCGCCTTGTCGATCTCGCCGCGCCGCAACCGCACCAGCGCGCGGCTGTCGAGATAGGCGGCCTCGCCCGGGCGCAGCCGGAGCGCCGCGTTGCAATCCTCCAGCGCTTTGTCGAGATCGCGATTCAGCAGCGCCCTGGCCCAGCAGCGGCCGTTGAATGCCACCGCGCGACCGCTATCTTCCGGATGACTCTTCAGCCAGCGATCGTAACTGGCGAGGGCGGGTTCGTAGCTGCCGGCCGAATCGTACAGCCCGGCCAACCGCATCCGCGCATCCGAGGACGGGGCGAGCGCCTGATCCGCGGCAGCGAGATCGACCAGCGCGCCGGCCGGATCGCGGGCGGCAAGCCGAAGCTGCGCACGTGCCAGCCGTGCATCGGCGTCGTTGGGGGCGAGCGCGATCGCCGCATCGAGATCCTTCGCGCCGAGCAGAGGCTGGCCGTTGGCGAGCCGCGCCGTGGCGCGCTGGAAGAGGTAATGCGATTCGGCCGGTGCCAAGCCGATCGCCTTGTCGAAATCGGCGATCGCGGCATCGAACTTGCGTTTCGACGCCAGGATCGCGCCGCGCCGGCTGTACCCGGCGGCATCGGTCGGCTCGGCCGCCTGATCGGTCAGGTCGATCGCCGTGCCATTGCTGTCGACCGCGCTTTTCGGGGCCAGCCCGAACAGCGCGCCGCCTTCATAGGTGACGAACATGCGATGGTTCTGGTTGTCGACATAGATGTGGTGGGTGAGGAAGAAATCGATCCCGATCAGCATGTCGGCATCGCTGAAGGACTGATCGGCGATCTGGATCCACGGCTTGGGGATGCGCTCGCCGCCGATCTCGATCGCATCGAAGCGCGCGCGCCAGGAGCGCGAGCGGCTGGTGCCCAGGCCATAGGCGAACCCGCTGGCGGTGACGCCGGGGCTGTCCGGCGTCACGCCGATCCGCCTCGCCGCCGACAGCGTGAGCAGCGGCATCTGCGCGCCGGTATCGAACACCGCCTTGATCGCCACGCCGTTGATCCTGACCGTGCCGATCGTGTGGCGCTGGCCGGCGTCCATGGCCAGGATCGGGACGATCGAGACCGGCTTGGTGCCGGCCCAATAGGCCATGTCGGCCCCCTTGCAGTCCTTGCCCTTCATCAGCCGGACGATCCCGTGCGGCAGATCGTATTCGACATCGGCCAGCCCGAGGATGTTCTGACCGAGCAGCCCGGCATGGCCGGTGTCGCTGCCGCCGACGGCGAAATCGACATGCGGGATCGATTGGCCGCCGAGGCCGAGCGTCTTCGCCGTGGCGACGCCGAGCGAGGTATCGCCGCCGATCCCCTTCAGCCGCGCGCCGCCGAGGTCGCGTACAGACAGTCCGTATTCCAGCGCGTTGGCCTTGGCGATCGTGCTGAAGAACGCGCCGCTATCGAGGATGAAGCGCGCGTCGCGGCCGTTGATCTGCGCGGTGACGATCGGGCTGCGGCCCGTCATCGTCACCGGGATATCGACATATTTGGCGATTTCGCACTTGGCCGATGCGGGGACCGGCGCAAGCATTGGGCCGGCCAGCGAAGCAACCGCGCAGAACCACCGCAACATACCGGCCTCCCTCAAGGCCAGCCGATATTCCACGCCCGCCAAGTTCCGGCAAATGAAGAAAGCGTCATGAAGCCGAGGTCGCCGGGACCTCGGCATGGCGACTCAGACCGCCGTCCCG is a window of Sphingomonas sp. Leaf357 DNA encoding:
- a CDS encoding aspartyl protease family protein; this encodes MLRWFCAVASLAGPMLAPVPASAKCEIAKYVDIPVTMTGRSPIVTAQINGRDARFILDSGAFFSTIAKANALEYGLSVRDLGGARLKGIGGDTSLGVATAKTLGLGGQSIPHVDFAVGGSDTGHAGLLGQNILGLADVEYDLPHGIVRLMKGKDCKGADMAYWAGTKPVSIVPILAMDAGQRHTIGTVRINGVAIKAVFDTGAQMPLLTLSAARRIGVTPDSPGVTASGFAYGLGTSRSRSWRARFDAIEIGGERIPKPWIQIADQSFSDADMLIGIDFFLTHHIYVDNQNHRMFVTYEGGALFGLAPKSAVDSNGTAIDLTDQAAEPTDAAGYSRRGAILASKRKFDAAIADFDKAIGLAPAESHYLFQRATARLANGQPLLGAKDLDAAIALAPNDADARLARAQLRLAARDPAGALVDLAAADQALAPSSDARMRLAGLYDSAGSYEPALASYDRWLKSHPEDSGRAVAFNGRCWARALLNRDLDKALEDCNAALRLRPGEAAYLDSRALVRLRRGEIDKALADYDAAVARQPRNAWSLYARGIAARRAGRTVQADADQATALAIDAQVQARAKRYGLE